A region of Bicyclus anynana chromosome 17, ilBicAnyn1.1, whole genome shotgun sequence DNA encodes the following proteins:
- the LOC112052452 gene encoding protein pygopus gives MLELAENYIKMSHNLAGMPSYRLPGPGLGPPDFKPPMDTPTPPAPAPSNPKKRRKTSNANNAITPQPPPTAQDLLPPPLTGYGDTIVASNPFDDSPSTISHNGPMMSQNGPMMSQNGPMGMMGPMGHSMGGPPMRHMSPLPHSMSPMSQQMPPRGGISPMGNMSPMGHMGGMSPMGGPSMGMSNHNMGPGMGPTSRSMGSPMSPMNSMPMGSPMSSGPMGSPMNMSSMAGSHMSNSPMGPPMHSPLGAGSMNGPINGPMGGGGPGMNVPRMNGPMGPSCSNGSMGPNSSIMSPSQMQSGGMGPGHCGGMRHGSPMGSGMGSGPMGGNGPMTSMGPGPPYSGNHMGHGGPMGMGGSGSMGMGPGPGNMGNCGPLAGMSGMSMGGPGGQGVGPMGQSMGMFGPKPMPVSAGKVYPPDQPMVFNPQNPNAPPIYPCGVCHKEVHDNDQAILCESGCNFWFHRGCTGLTEPAFQLLTAEVYAEWVCDKCLQSKNIPLVKFKP, from the exons ATGTTAGAGCTGGCTGAGAATTATATCAAGATGAGTCACAATCTGGCGGGTATGCCGTCGTACAGGCTGCCCGGGCCAGGGCTCGGCCCCCCGGACTTCAAGCCGCCGATGGACACTCCCACGCCACCAGCACCGGCGCCCAGCAATCCAAAAAAGAGGAGAAAAACATCAAACGCAAACAATGCAATAACACCACAGCCACCACCTACCGCACAAGATTTATTGCCACCACCTTTAACAGGGTATGGAGATACAATAGTTGCTTCTAACCCTTTTGATGATTCACCATCAACTATATCACATAACGGGCCAATGATGAGTCAGAATGGTCCTATGATGAGTCAGAACGGGCCTATGGGCATGATGGGTCCAATGGGGCACAGTATGGGTGGACCTCCTATGAGGCACATGAGCCCTCTACCTCATTCGATGAGCCCTATGAGCCAGCAAATGCCACCAAGAGGTGGAATAAGTCCCATGGGAAATATGAGTCCGATGGGTCACATGGGTGGCATGTCACCAATGGGCGGCCCGAGTATGGGTATGAGTAACCACAACATGGGTCCAGGGATGGGCCCCACGTCAAGGTCAATGGGCAGTCCTATGAGTCCAATGAATTCTATGCCAATGGGATCACCAATGTCATCAGGACCAATGGGCAGTCCAATGAATATGAGTTCAATGGCAGGCAGTCACATGAGTAACAGTCCAATGGGTCCCCCAATGCACAGTCCTTTGGGTGCTGGGTCAATGAATGGGCCAATAAATGGACCAATGGGAGGAGGTGGGCCAGGAATGAATGTCCCTCGCATGAATGGACCTATGGGCCCAAGCTGTTCAAATGGATCTATGGGGCCGAATAGTTCTATAATGTCACCAAGTCAAATGCAAAGTGGAGGAATGGGTCCAGGGCATTGTGGCGGGATGAGACATGGCAGTCCTATGGGATCAGGTATGGGAAGTGGTCCCATGGGAGGTAATGGTCCTATGACTTCAATGGGACCTGGACCACCATATTCCGGAAATCATATGGGTCATGGTGGGCCTATGGGAATGGGTGGCAGTGGTTCCATGGGGATGGGTCCTGGGCCTGGTAATATGGGTAATTGTGGCCCCCTGGCTGGAATGAGTGGGATGTCCATGGGAGGACCAGGAGGACAGGGAGTCGGCCCTATGGGACAAAGTATGGGTATGTTTGGACCTAAACCAATGCCAGTGAGTGCAGGCAAAGTGTATCCCCCAGACCAACCCATGgttttcaacccccagaacccAAATGCGCCTCCAATATACCCATGTGGAGTTTGTCACAAGGAGGTCCATGATAATGATCAAGCCATTCTGTGTGAGTCTGGATGCAACTTTTGGTTTCACag agGGTGCACTGGACTAACGGAACCTGCGTTCCAGTTACTAACTGCTGAAGTGTATGCTGAGTGGGTGTGTGACAAATGCCTACAATCTAAGAACATACCGCTGGTAAAGTTCAAACCATAG